In Erigeron canadensis isolate Cc75 chromosome 1, C_canadensis_v1, whole genome shotgun sequence, a single window of DNA contains:
- the LOC122588240 gene encoding uncharacterized protein LOC122588240, with protein sequence MDEVIKEMMEGLAINESSSSSLYVDLEYEFDACQFFDLSVNETDSDVRKAEGWFRCIPEYPPAPYILKIKLKSTPANEVYSTNSLKTGGVEDVSPSVITPSDCGLMSSSDEKNEVFSCENLLADIQFLKGEFKSMSRSSNSSTKTFMKPTACRMAKLNNMVDTHTGSDGRSPKVQTPNGSETEDTKRQKLEIGFLRKVSQLKHQTSLSHKTKPGSKTTVPKEPKLMTEERAQWRRSHSNPETNMHTFKALPLNRKIFDSPSLPIRMKSMTRSTPEIQKFRFKYDN encoded by the exons ATGGATGAAGTTATAAAGGAAATGATGGAAGGATTAGCTATaaatgaatcatcatcatcatctttgtaTGTTGATCTTGAGTATGAGTTTGATGCATGTCAGTTCTTCGATTTATCTGTTAACGAAACGGATTCTGATGTACGAAAAGCAGAAGGATGGTTCAGATGTATTCCTGAATATCCGCCTGCTC CTTACATTTTGAAGATTAAGCTGAAGAGCACTCCTGCAAATGAAGTTTATAGCACCAACTCCCTCAAAACAGGAGGTGTTGAAGATGTTAGTCCGTCCGTGATAACTCCTTCAGATTGTGGCTTAATGTCCTCTTCAGATGAGAAAAATGAAG TTTTCAGTTGTGAAAATCTCCTTGCTGATATACAATTTCTGAAAGGTGAATTCAAGTCCATGAGTAGATCATCTAATTCAAGTACTAAAACATTTATGAAGCCTACTGCCTGTCGTATGGCCAAGCTGAATAACATGGTAGATACTCATACCGGAAGTGATGGAAG GTCACCAAAGGTTCAAACTCCTAATGGATCAGAAACTGAAGACACCAAAAGACAGAAATTAGAGATTGGCTTTTTGCGTAAG GTTTCACAGCTGAAGCACCAAACCTCACTTTCGCACAAGACAAAG CCCGGATCTAAAACTACCGTCCCTAAAGAACCGAAGTTGATGACGGAAGAAAGAGCTCAATGGCGTAG GTCCCATAGTAATCCTGAAACGAATATGCATACCTTCAAAGCACTACCATTGAATAGAAAG ATATTTGATTCTCCTTCATTGCCCATCCGTATGAAAAGCATGACTCGGTCCACGCCTGAAATACAG AAGTTTCGCTTCAAGTATGACAACTGA
- the LOC122588250 gene encoding uncharacterized protein LOC122588250, whose product MVDQETNEFQTTERIKQTISIPFLWEEKPGTPKTGWKRVNDPIMQMPIKLIASVPFMWEEKPGTPLAGPFSHPSSSREAKMIMPCTPPQPVNRSNPFEGSGSDSDSDSGHDHFNQEINLGSETELGFIHSSSNYQNASHKNNPFCDTSDDEFEHGDDNNDDDYLHAPSSPAWETESVASSYATEITTASTLAGSSFLESMFPLMTKKASGVTETKADHGSRGITNNTCTQIVSYDADERKPFTLGEMIMMSRRRSFLKRAVRSLQHDDHSTDLMMMNGFGCCGIDIGGLQKLKRQLQLKLI is encoded by the exons ATGGTAGATCAAGAAACCAACGAATTCCAGACTACGGAACGAATCAAGCAAACGATTTCGATTCCTTTCCTATGGGAAGAAAAGCCAGGAACACCAAAAACCGGTTGGAAACGCGTTAACGACCCAATCATGCAAATGCCTATCAAGCTAATCGCTTCGGTCCCCTTCATGTGGGAAGAAAAGCCAGGAACACCACTTGCCGGTCCCTTTTCGCACCCTTCATCATCACGAGAAGCAAAGATGATCATGCCTTGTACACCACCTCAACCCGTTAATAGAAGTAACCCGTTTGAGGGTTCTGGTTCTGATTCTGATTCTGATTCCGGTCATGAtcattttaatcaagaaattaaTCTTGGTTCGGAAACAGAACTAGGATTCATTCACTCTTcatcaaattatcaaaatgcATCCCATAAAAACAATCCATTTTGTGATACTTCTGATGATGAATTTGAACATGGTGATGACAATAATGACGACGACTACCTTCATGCTCCTTCATCACCGGCTTGGGAAACCGAAAGTGTTGCGAGCAGTTATGCTACTGAAATAACTACTGCATCGACCTTAGCTGGCTCGTCATTCTTGGAAAGCATGTTTCCACTCATGACCAAGAAAGCTAGTGGTGTGACAGAAACGAAGGCTGATCATGGCTCGAGGGGGATAACGAATAATACGTGTACTCAGATTGTAAGCTATGATGCTGATGAGAGAAAGCCCTTTACACTTGGTGAAATGATTATGATGAGCCGAAGAAGAAGTTTTCTTAAGAGGGCTGTGAGATCACTTCAACACGATGATCACTCAACG GACTTAATGATGATGAATGGATTTGGATGTTGTGGAATTGATATTGGAGGATTGCAGAAATTGAAGAGGCAACTGCAGCTCAAATTGATATAG